TGCGGGTGCGCTGAAGCGGGAACTCGCGGATCGCGAGCCCCTTGGCGCTGCCCTTGCGGTCGACTGCTGTGTTCGTCATGCCTCTCTCAGGTGTTGGTGTGTCACCAGCGGTAGTGGGCGAAGGCCCGGTTGGCCTCGGCCATCTTGTGGGTGTCTTCCTTCCGCTTGACCGCGGCCCCGGCGCCGTTGGAGGCGTCCAGCAGCTCGCCGGCCAGGCGGTCGGCCATGGTCTTCTCGCGGCGGTTGCGGGAGAAGCCGACCAGCCAGCGCAGGGCCAGGGTGGTCGAGCGGCCCTGCCGGACCTCGACCGGGACCTGGTAGGTGGCCCCGCCGACCCGGCGGCTCTTGGTCTCCAGCACCGGGCGGACGTTCTCGACCGCCCGCTTGAGCGTGGTCACGGGGTCGTTGCCGGTCTTGCGCCGGCACTGCTCGAGGGCCGAGTAGACGATCCGCTCGGCCGTGGAGCGCTTCCCCTTCAGCAGGATCTTGTTGATCATCTGCGTCACCAGCTGCGACTGGTAGATCGGGTCCGGCGTGAGCGGCCGGCGGCTTGCTGGTCCCTTCCGCGGCATCGTTGCGTTCCTCCTAGACCTGCTTGCCCTTGGCGCCGTAGCGCGAGCGGGCCTGCCGGCGGTCGCGGACGCCCTGGGTGTCGAGGGTGCCGCGGATGACCTTGTAGCGGACGCCGGGCAGGTCCTTCACCCGGCCGCCGCGGACGAGCACGATGGAGTGCTCCTGCAGGTTGTGGCCAACGCCCG
The sequence above is drawn from the Actinomycetota bacterium genome and encodes:
- the rpsG gene encoding 30S ribosomal protein S7; translated protein: MPRKGPASRRPLTPDPIYQSQLVTQMINKILLKGKRSTAERIVYSALEQCRRKTGNDPVTTLKRAVENVRPVLETKSRRVGGATYQVPVEVRQGRSTTLALRWLVGFSRNRREKTMADRLAGELLDASNGAGAAVKRKEDTHKMAEANRAFAHYRW